One genomic segment of Mycolicibacterium psychrotolerans includes these proteins:
- a CDS encoding type IV toxin-antitoxin system AbiEi family antitoxin domain-containing protein translates to MDDQLDALFAGQGGVATSAQILQHLTRRRFEAAVNTGVLERLWQGIYCVGEPTDQLRLRGLDLSCGRPVAVCLGTAAAMFGFDTEQPAELHVLDPPRCALRNADGLVVHRRDGAPLVVVDGRRATSPAWTAVEVARALRRPRALATLDAALRSGTCSRPDLWRAAVEQKGRRGIVAVRDLLPLADPRSESPMESEARLAMLDGGLPVPELQYEIVDGNGDLRRLDFAWPDDRVAAEYDGVAWHSGPEAMVSDRRRQNALADVDWTVVPIVSDDVRYRAREMVARIERQLWRARAA, encoded by the coding sequence ATGGACGATCAACTGGATGCACTTTTCGCCGGCCAGGGCGGGGTGGCCACCAGCGCACAGATCCTGCAGCACCTCACCCGGCGCCGCTTCGAGGCGGCCGTGAATACCGGTGTGCTGGAACGGTTGTGGCAGGGCATCTACTGCGTCGGGGAACCCACCGATCAGCTCAGGCTGCGCGGCCTCGACCTCTCCTGCGGTCGGCCGGTCGCGGTCTGTCTGGGCACGGCTGCGGCGATGTTCGGCTTCGACACCGAGCAGCCGGCCGAACTCCACGTCCTCGACCCGCCGCGGTGCGCGCTCCGGAATGCCGACGGCCTGGTGGTGCATCGACGCGACGGTGCGCCGCTGGTCGTGGTGGACGGCCGCCGCGCGACCTCGCCCGCCTGGACCGCTGTCGAGGTCGCCCGCGCTCTCCGGCGTCCGAGGGCTCTGGCCACGCTCGACGCGGCGTTGCGCAGTGGCACCTGCAGCCGCCCGGATCTGTGGCGTGCTGCCGTGGAGCAGAAGGGCCGTCGCGGCATCGTCGCGGTCCGCGATCTGCTGCCCCTCGCCGACCCGCGGTCGGAGTCGCCGATGGAAAGTGAGGCACGTCTGGCCATGCTCGACGGAGGTCTGCCCGTCCCGGAATTGCAGTACGAGATCGTCGACGGCAATGGGGATCTGCGCCGACTCGACTTCGCGTGGCCGGATGACCGGGTGGCCGCGGAGTACGACGGAGTCGCCTGGCACTCCGGGCCGGAGGCGATGGTCAGTGATCGACGTCGGCAGAACGCGCTGGCTGACGTCGACTGGACTGTGGTGCCGATCGTGTCTGACGACGTGCGCTATCGCGCAAGGGAGATGGTCGCGCGCATCGAACGGCAGCTATGGCGCGCTCGCGCGGCGTGA
- a CDS encoding NAD(P)H-quinone dehydrogenase: MVTRIVIIGGGPAGYEAALVAAGHGRDVAQVTVVDSDGLGGACVLYDCVPSKTLIASTGVRTELRRAQGLGYDIGIDAAPISLPEINNRVKTLAASQSADIGSQLLNQGVTIIGGRAELVDDIAGMAHHRVKVTTPDGKVGVLKADIVLIATGASPRVLPNAVPDGDRILTWRQVYDLETLPEHLIIVGSGVTGAEFCNAYTELGVTVTVVASRDQILPHEDSDAAAALEEVFNERGVTLVKNARADSVTRTDTGVRVAIADGRVVEGSHALMTVGSVPNTAGLGLDRIGVELKPGGYIPVDRVSRTPASGVYAAGDCTGLLPLASVAAMQGRIAMYHALGEGVSPIRLRTVASATFTRPEIGAVGIPQSAIDDGSVPARTLMLPLNTNARAKMSLLRHGFVKIFCRPATGVVIGGVVVAPIASELILPIALAVQNRISVTDLAQTLSVYPSLSGSIVEAARRLMAHDDLD; encoded by the coding sequence GTGGTAACGCGGATCGTGATCATCGGCGGCGGGCCGGCGGGGTACGAGGCGGCACTGGTCGCGGCCGGCCACGGGCGCGACGTCGCGCAGGTGACGGTGGTCGACTCCGACGGTCTGGGCGGCGCCTGCGTGCTGTATGACTGCGTGCCCTCCAAAACGCTGATCGCCTCCACCGGCGTGCGCACGGAACTGCGCCGCGCCCAGGGTCTCGGCTACGACATCGGCATCGACGCGGCGCCGATCTCGCTGCCGGAGATCAACAACCGTGTCAAGACGCTGGCCGCCTCCCAGTCCGCCGACATCGGCAGTCAGCTGCTCAACCAGGGCGTCACGATCATCGGCGGCCGCGCTGAGCTCGTCGACGACATCGCCGGCATGGCCCACCACCGCGTCAAGGTCACCACGCCCGACGGCAAGGTGGGCGTGCTCAAGGCCGACATCGTGCTGATCGCGACCGGCGCCAGCCCCCGGGTGCTGCCCAACGCGGTGCCCGACGGCGACCGGATCCTGACCTGGCGGCAGGTGTACGACCTGGAGACGCTGCCCGAGCACCTGATCATCGTGGGTTCCGGTGTGACGGGTGCGGAGTTCTGCAACGCCTACACCGAACTCGGCGTGACGGTGACGGTCGTGGCGAGCCGCGACCAGATCCTTCCCCATGAGGACTCGGATGCGGCGGCGGCGCTCGAGGAGGTGTTCAACGAGCGCGGCGTGACGCTGGTCAAGAACGCCCGCGCCGACTCGGTCACCCGCACCGACACGGGTGTCCGGGTCGCGATCGCCGACGGCCGCGTCGTCGAGGGCAGCCACGCGCTGATGACCGTGGGTTCGGTGCCCAACACCGCGGGCCTTGGCCTCGACCGCATCGGTGTCGAGCTCAAGCCGGGCGGTTACATCCCGGTCGACCGGGTGTCGCGCACGCCCGCCTCGGGCGTCTACGCCGCCGGCGACTGCACCGGGCTGTTGCCGTTGGCCTCGGTCGCGGCGATGCAGGGCCGCATCGCGATGTACCACGCGCTCGGCGAGGGCGTGTCCCCGATCCGGTTGCGCACCGTCGCGTCGGCGACGTTCACCCGCCCCGAGATCGGCGCGGTCGGGATCCCGCAGTCGGCCATCGATGACGGCAGTGTCCCCGCCCGCACGCTGATGTTGCCGTTGAACACCAATGCCAGAGCGAAGATGTCGCTGCTCAGGCACGGTTTCGTGAAGATCTTCTGCCGTCCGGCGACGGGCGTGGTGATCGGCGGGGTGGTGGTGGCGCCGATCGCCTCGGAGCTGATCCTGCCGATCGCGCTGGCGGTGCAGAACCGCATCTCGGTGACCGACCTGGCGCAGACGCTGTCGGTGTATCCGTCGTTGTCCGGATCGATCGTCGAGGCCGCGCGCCGGTTGATGGCGCACGACGATCTGGACTGA
- a CDS encoding AbrB family transcriptional regulator: protein MVWWKQLLRWAALLAATVAVTAPLTVLGVPSAALFAALVVGIAFALLSAGPAGVPRTLGIAAQGVLGVYIGTMVQQDALGTLGDDWPVVLGVAVGTLLLSVVAGALLGLHRAVTPLTGSLALVAGGASGLVAIARELGGDDRVVAVVQYLRVGLVTASMPVVVTLIYHADKSRAGADAVTQPGQAPWYLSLAMLVVLVIVGAVVGRLIRLPGAGLLGPLALTVALEVSGFSFGLWVPTLLVQAGYVLIGWQAGLAFTRASLRAVGRLLPAAIALIVAIGVATAGLGVLLARVAGLTPLEGYLATSPGGVYAVLATAVETGSNVTFVIAAQVVRILMMLFAAPLLARAVVWASRRIGRDQSREITAESREPIRVAD, encoded by the coding sequence ATGGTGTGGTGGAAGCAGTTACTCAGGTGGGCGGCGCTGTTGGCGGCGACGGTGGCGGTCACCGCCCCGCTCACTGTGCTCGGGGTGCCGTCGGCGGCGCTGTTCGCCGCTCTGGTCGTCGGCATCGCGTTCGCCTTGCTGTCGGCGGGCCCCGCCGGCGTACCCCGCACGCTCGGCATCGCCGCACAGGGGGTGCTCGGCGTCTACATCGGCACGATGGTGCAGCAGGACGCGCTCGGCACCCTCGGCGATGACTGGCCCGTCGTCCTCGGCGTCGCGGTCGGGACCCTGCTGCTCAGCGTCGTCGCCGGCGCGCTGCTCGGGCTTCACCGCGCTGTCACCCCGCTCACCGGTTCGCTGGCGCTGGTCGCCGGCGGCGCGTCCGGCCTCGTCGCGATCGCGCGGGAGCTCGGCGGCGACGACCGTGTCGTGGCCGTGGTGCAGTACCTGCGGGTCGGGCTGGTCACCGCGTCGATGCCGGTCGTGGTCACGCTGATCTACCACGCCGACAAGTCCCGGGCCGGCGCTGACGCCGTGACGCAACCCGGCCAGGCGCCGTGGTACCTGAGCCTGGCGATGCTCGTCGTGCTGGTGATCGTCGGTGCCGTCGTCGGACGGCTCATCCGGCTGCCCGGCGCCGGGCTTCTCGGCCCGCTGGCGCTCACCGTCGCCCTAGAGGTCAGCGGATTCTCGTTCGGCCTGTGGGTGCCGACGCTGCTCGTGCAGGCCGGTTATGTGCTGATCGGCTGGCAGGCCGGTCTGGCGTTCACGCGTGCGTCGCTGCGCGCGGTCGGCCGGCTGCTGCCCGCCGCGATCGCCCTCATCGTCGCGATCGGGGTCGCCACCGCGGGTCTGGGCGTGCTGCTGGCCCGCGTCGCCGGCCTGACGCCGCTCGAGGGGTATCTCGCAACCAGTCCCGGCGGCGTGTACGCGGTGCTGGCCACCGCGGTCGAGACCGGGTCCAACGTGACGTTCGTGATCGCCGCGCAGGTGGTGCGGATCCTGATGATGCTCTTCGCGGCGCCGCTGCTGGCCCGCGCCGTGGTGTGGGCGAGCCGGCGGATCGGCCGGGATCAGAGCCGGGAGATCACCGCCGAGAGCAGGGAACCCATCCGCGTGGCCGACTGA
- a CDS encoding amidohydrolase, translating to MSVLAHAAARFLSARYDDLVAWRRHLHMHPELGRQEFATTQFVASVLADAGLNPKVLPGGTGLTCDFGPDDGPRVALRADMDALPMAERTEAPYASLVPGIAHACGHDAHTVVLLGAALALASVPELPVGVRLIFQAAEELMPGGAIDAISAGALTGVSRIYALHCDPHLAVGRVAVKPGPITSAADQLEVVLHSPGGHTSRPHLTGDLVYGIGTLITGLPGVLSRRIDPRNSTVMVWGAVNAGVAANAIPQTGTLAGTIRTASRETWVTMEDLVTETVSSLLAPLGIEHVVNYRRGVPPVVNEAVSTRILTHAIEAIGPNVLADTRQSGGGEDFSWYLEEVPGAMARLGVWSGQGPQLDLHQPTFDLDERALGVGVRLLVNIIDHSA from the coding sequence ATGAGTGTGTTGGCGCACGCCGCGGCGCGGTTCCTGTCCGCTCGCTACGACGATCTGGTGGCGTGGCGGCGGCATCTGCACATGCATCCCGAATTGGGCCGCCAGGAGTTCGCGACGACGCAGTTCGTCGCCTCGGTGCTGGCCGACGCGGGGCTCAACCCCAAGGTGCTGCCCGGTGGGACGGGTCTCACGTGCGATTTCGGCCCGGATGACGGGCCGCGGGTGGCGCTGCGCGCCGATATGGACGCGTTGCCGATGGCCGAGCGGACCGAGGCGCCTTACGCGTCGCTGGTGCCGGGCATCGCGCACGCCTGCGGTCACGACGCGCACACCGTGGTGCTGTTGGGCGCCGCGCTGGCGCTAGCGTCGGTGCCGGAGCTGCCGGTCGGGGTGCGGCTGATCTTCCAGGCCGCCGAGGAACTGATGCCGGGGGGAGCGATCGACGCGATCTCGGCGGGCGCGCTGACCGGGGTGTCGCGGATCTATGCGTTGCACTGCGACCCGCATCTGGCGGTCGGCCGCGTGGCGGTCAAGCCCGGCCCCATCACGTCGGCGGCCGATCAGCTCGAGGTGGTGCTGCATTCGCCGGGCGGACACACGTCGCGGCCGCATCTGACCGGTGATCTGGTCTACGGGATCGGCACGCTGATCACCGGTCTGCCCGGCGTGCTGTCAAGGCGCATCGATCCGCGCAACAGCACGGTGATGGTGTGGGGTGCGGTGAACGCCGGGGTGGCCGCCAACGCGATCCCGCAGACCGGCACGCTGGCCGGCACCATCCGCACGGCCAGCCGTGAGACATGGGTGACGATGGAAGACCTTGTCACCGAGACGGTTTCGTCGCTGCTCGCCCCGCTGGGCATCGAGCACGTGGTGAACTACCGGCGGGGTGTGCCGCCGGTGGTCAACGAAGCGGTGTCCACGCGCATTCTCACTCACGCCATCGAGGCGATCGGCCCCAACGTGCTCGCCGACACGCGGCAGTCCGGCGGCGGCGAGGACTTCTCCTGGTATCTGGAGGAGGTGCCGGGCGCGATGGCACGACTCGGGGTGTGGAGCGGACAGGGCCCGCAGTTGGATCTGCACCAGCCGACGTTCGACCTCGATGAGCGTGCCCTGGGTGTCGGGGTGCGCCTGCTGGTCAACATCATCGACCACTCCGCCTGA
- a CDS encoding purine-nucleoside phosphorylase yields MDDPGAAAQQAARGLAERTGVDRHDVAVVLGSGWAPAASQLGEPTAVVPMAELPGFTPPAAQGHGGQVLSLRIGTHRVLVLLGRIHAYEGHDLRHVVHPVRTACAAGVHTVVLTNAAGGLRPEFSVGQPVLISDHLNLTARSPLVGAQFVDLVDAYAPRLRALAREIDPTLAEGVYAGLPGPHYETPAEIRMLRTLGADLVGMSTVHETIAARAAGAAVLGVSLVTNLAAGMTGQPLSHDEVLEAGRQSATRMGSLLSAVISRL; encoded by the coding sequence GTGGACGATCCCGGGGCAGCCGCGCAGCAGGCGGCCCGGGGCCTGGCCGAACGCACCGGCGTGGACCGCCACGACGTCGCGGTCGTCCTCGGATCGGGATGGGCACCGGCCGCGTCGCAACTCGGGGAACCGACCGCCGTCGTCCCGATGGCCGAGTTGCCCGGCTTCACCCCGCCCGCCGCGCAGGGCCACGGCGGACAGGTGCTGTCCCTGCGAATCGGCACCCACCGGGTTCTCGTGCTGCTGGGCCGGATTCACGCCTACGAGGGCCACGACCTGCGCCACGTCGTGCATCCGGTGCGCACCGCCTGTGCCGCGGGCGTGCACACCGTGGTGCTGACCAACGCCGCCGGCGGCCTGCGCCCGGAGTTCAGCGTGGGTCAGCCGGTGCTGATCAGCGACCACCTCAACCTCACCGCGCGCTCCCCGCTCGTCGGCGCGCAGTTCGTCGACCTGGTCGACGCGTACGCGCCGCGGCTGCGCGCCCTCGCGCGGGAGATCGACCCGACCCTGGCCGAGGGCGTCTACGCCGGCCTGCCCGGACCGCACTACGAGACGCCCGCCGAGATCCGGATGCTGCGCACGTTGGGCGCCGACCTCGTCGGGATGTCGACCGTGCACGAGACCATCGCGGCGCGCGCGGCCGGCGCGGCGGTGCTGGGGGTGTCGCTGGTGACGAACCTGGCCGCCGGGATGACCGGACAGCCGCTGAGCCACGACGAGGTGCTCGAGGCCGGACGTCAGTCGGCCACGCGGATGGGTTCCCTGCTCTCGGCGGTGATCTCCCGGCTCTGA
- a CDS encoding gamma-glutamylcyclotransferase produces the protein MPLYAAYGSNMHPEQMLQRAPHSPMAGTGWLHGWRLTFGGEDIGWEGALATIVEDPGSKVFVVLYDVTKEDEENLDRWEGSELGIHKKIRCRVERTASDTNTDPALAWLYVVDAWEGGIPSARYLGVMADAAEIAGAPAEYVYDLRTRPSSNIGPGPGG, from the coding sequence GTGCCGCTCTACGCCGCCTACGGGTCGAACATGCATCCCGAGCAGATGCTGCAACGCGCCCCTCATTCGCCGATGGCGGGCACGGGCTGGCTGCACGGGTGGCGGCTGACGTTCGGCGGCGAGGACATCGGCTGGGAAGGCGCGCTGGCGACCATCGTCGAGGACCCGGGATCCAAGGTGTTCGTCGTGCTCTACGACGTCACCAAAGAGGACGAGGAGAACCTCGACCGCTGGGAGGGCTCGGAACTCGGTATCCACAAGAAGATCCGCTGCCGGGTGGAACGCACCGCGTCGGACACCAACACCGACCCCGCGTTGGCGTGGCTGTATGTGGTGGATGCCTGGGAAGGCGGCATCCCGTCGGCACGCTATCTCGGAGTGATGGCCGACGCGGCCGAAATCGCCGGGGCCCCAGCGGAATACGTGTACGACCTGCGGACGCGGCCGTCGAGCAACATCGGCCCGGGCCCAGGAGGCTAG
- a CDS encoding M20 family metallopeptidase, whose translation MPTAAASSSHASTTAEDVVRRRSGELLELSHSLHAEPELAFDEHRSCAKTQALVAERGFAVTAGAGGLDTAFRAEFGSGPLVVGICAEYDALPGIGHACGHNIIAASAVGTALALADVADDLGLTVVLLGTPAEEAGGGKVLMLDAGVFDDIAATVMLHPGPIDIAAARSLALSEATIRYAGREAHAAVAPYLGVNAADAVTVAQVAIGLLRQQLAPGQMCHGIVTDGGQAANVIPASAEMRYTMRATNSESLRALESRMAGCFAAGAVATGCEHTVSETAPAYAELIPDRWLSATVRAEMLRFGRSPVPEEVEASVPLGSTDMGNVTQVMPGIHPIVGIDAGGASIHQPEFAAAAAGESADTAVIEGAIMLARTVVALAGDAAQRDRVLELQQRRAS comes from the coding sequence ATGCCCACCGCCGCCGCGTCGTCGTCTCATGCGTCGACGACCGCTGAGGACGTGGTGCGCCGGCGCAGCGGTGAGTTGCTCGAGTTGTCGCATTCTCTGCACGCCGAGCCCGAACTGGCATTCGACGAACACCGCAGCTGCGCCAAGACGCAGGCCCTGGTGGCCGAGCGGGGCTTCGCGGTGACGGCGGGCGCAGGCGGGCTGGACACCGCGTTCCGGGCCGAGTTCGGCAGCGGCCCGCTCGTCGTCGGGATCTGCGCCGAGTACGACGCGCTGCCCGGCATCGGGCACGCCTGCGGGCACAACATCATCGCGGCATCGGCCGTCGGGACCGCGCTCGCGCTGGCCGACGTGGCCGACGACCTCGGGTTGACGGTGGTGCTGCTCGGCACGCCTGCCGAGGAGGCCGGGGGAGGCAAGGTCCTGATGCTCGACGCCGGGGTGTTCGACGACATCGCCGCGACGGTGATGCTGCACCCCGGTCCGATCGACATCGCCGCGGCCCGCTCACTGGCCCTCTCGGAGGCGACGATCCGCTACGCCGGCCGCGAAGCGCACGCCGCTGTCGCGCCATACCTCGGCGTCAACGCCGCGGACGCGGTGACCGTCGCGCAGGTCGCGATCGGTCTGCTGCGCCAGCAGCTCGCCCCGGGGCAGATGTGCCACGGCATCGTCACCGACGGCGGTCAGGCCGCCAACGTCATTCCGGCGTCGGCGGAGATGCGCTACACGATGCGGGCGACGAACTCGGAGTCGTTGCGCGCGTTGGAATCCCGGATGGCGGGATGTTTCGCCGCGGGTGCGGTGGCCACCGGCTGCGAGCACACCGTCTCCGAGACCGCGCCCGCCTACGCCGAGTTGATTCCCGACCGGTGGCTGTCGGCGACGGTGCGGGCGGAGATGCTGCGGTTCGGTCGCAGCCCGGTTCCCGAGGAGGTCGAGGCGTCAGTGCCGTTGGGCAGCACGGACATGGGCAATGTCACGCAGGTGATGCCGGGGATCCACCCGATCGTCGGCATCGACGCCGGCGGTGCGTCGATCCACCAACCGGAGTTCGCGGCCGCCGCGGCCGGCGAGAGCGCGGACACCGCGGTCATCGAGGGGGCGATCATGCTGGCCCGCACCGTGGTGGCGTTGGCCGGCGACGCCGCACAGCGGGACCGGGTGCTGGAGCTGCAGCAGAGGCGGGCCTCATGA